One part of the Eucalyptus grandis isolate ANBG69807.140 chromosome 10, ASM1654582v1, whole genome shotgun sequence genome encodes these proteins:
- the LOC104422401 gene encoding protein NRT1/ PTR FAMILY 8.1 isoform X1, whose translation MEEEDVYTKDGTVDYKGDPADKRKTGTWKACPFILGNECCERLAFYGMGANLMLYFKLHLHQHGTTASNNLKDWAGTCYITTLIGAFFADAYLGRYWTIACFSIIYVFGMTLLTLSASVSGLKPSCTGKDNCHATNIQSAVCFIALYLIALGSGGIKPCVSSYGADQFDDADEAEKKRKGSFFNWFYLSINIGALIAEFVLVYIQDNVGWALGFGIPAAAMAIAVATFFSGTRLYRNQNPGGSPLTRLCQVVVASFRKYRVEVPADKSLLYETADAKSAIKGSRKLDHTQDLSFFDKAAVETQTDHIKEPVNPWRLCTVTQVEELKVIIRLLPVWASQIVFVTVYKQMGTLFVLQGSTMDPHVGNSTFKIPAASFFIFDILSVLFWVPIYDRIIVPVARRFTGHKSGLTQLQRMGIGLFISIFALISAAILEVIRLKMVRRHDYYDYKYVPMSIFWQVPQYFLMGCAEVFTFIGQLEFFYEQAPDAMRSMCSALSLATIALRNYLSSLLVTIVTRISTRHGKLGWIPDNLNYGHLDYFFWLLAVLSVINLRAFLLVARRYTYKKAVGTLR comes from the exons atggaggaagaagatgttTACACGAAAGATGGAACGGTGGACTACAAAGGCGACCCTGCTGACAAAAGGAAAACTGGAACATGGAAGGCCTGCCCCTTTATTCTAG GCAACGAATGCTGTGAAAGGCTGGCATTCTATGGCATGGGCGCCAATCTGATGCTTTACTTCAAGCTCCACTTACATCAACACGGTACAACCGCTTCTAACAATTTAAAGGACTGGGCAGGAACGTGCTACATAACTACTTTGATTGGAGCTTTTTTTGCCGATGCCTATCTAGGGAGATATTGGACCATAGCATGCTTCTCGATTATCTATGTTTTC GGGATGACACTGCTGACGCTCTCAGCATCAGTTTCGGGACTAAAGCCGAGCTGTACAGGGAAAGATAATTGCCACGCTACGAATATCCAAAGTGCAGTGTGCTTTATAGCACTCTATCTCATAGCCCTAGGGTCTGGAGGGATCAAGCCTTgtgtctcatcctacggagccgatcaatttgatgatgCTGACGAGGCTGAGAAGAAACGCAAGGGCTCTTTCTTCAACTGGTTCTATCTCTCAATCAATATAGGCGCACTCATTGCAGAATTTGTTTTGGTCTATATACAAGACAATGTGGGTTGGGCATTGGGTTTCGGCATTCCAGCAGCTGCTATGGCAATTGCAGTAGCTACTTTCTTTTCGGGCACGCGCCTTTATCGTAACCAAAACCCCGGAGGGAGCCCCCTCACACGCCTCTGTCAAGTGGTGGTGGCATCCTTCAGAAAATATCGAGTGGAAGTACCAGCTGACAAGTCTCTACTGTATGAGACTGCAGATGCCAAGTCTGCTATCAAAGGAAGCCGCAAACTTGATCATACCCAAGATTTGAG TTTCTTTGACAAAGCTGCTGTGGAAACACAAACCGATCACATTAAAGAACCCGTGAATCCATGGAGGCTGTGCACCGTCACCCAAGTGGAGGAGCTTAAGGTGATCATACGGCTGCTTCCTGTATGGGCCAGCCAAATCGTCTTTGTCACTGTGTACAAACAGATGGGTACCTTGTTTGTATTACAAGGCTCTACTATGGACCCTCATGTTGGAAACTCTACCTTCAAAATTCCAGCAGcctctttctttatctttgACATCCTCAGCGTCTTATTCTGGGTCCCTATATACGACCGCATCATTGTTCCAGTGGCAAGGAGATTCACGGGTCACAAAAGTGGTTTGACCCAACTGCAGAGAATGGGGATTGGCCTCTTCATATCCATCTTCGCCCTGATATCAGCAGCAATACTGGAGGTCATTAGACTTAAGATGGTAAGGAGGCATGACTACTACGATTACAAGTACGTACCGATGTCAATATTCTGGCAGGTCCCCCAGTACTTCCTCATGGGTTGTGCAGAAGTGTTCACGTTCATTGGCCAATTGGAGTTTTTCTACGAGCAAGCGCCCGATGCCATGAGGAGCATGTGCTCCGCTCTCTCGCTTGCCACAATTGCACTCAGAAACTACTTGAGCTCACTCCTTGTCACTATTGTCACAAGAATTAGCACAAGACACGGGAAACTGGGATGGATACCGGACAATCTGAACTACGGTCACCTCGATTACTTCTTTTGGCTCTTGGCAGTCCTCAGCGTGATCAACTTGAGAGCTTTTCTCTTGGTAGCGAGGCGGTACACGTATAAGAAGGCAGTGGGGACGCTCCGCTGA
- the LOC104422401 gene encoding protein NRT1/ PTR FAMILY 8.1 isoform X2, giving the protein MTLLTLSASVSGLKPSCTGKDNCHATNIQSAVCFIALYLIALGSGGIKPCVSSYGADQFDDADEAEKKRKGSFFNWFYLSINIGALIAEFVLVYIQDNVGWALGFGIPAAAMAIAVATFFSGTRLYRNQNPGGSPLTRLCQVVVASFRKYRVEVPADKSLLYETADAKSAIKGSRKLDHTQDLSFFDKAAVETQTDHIKEPVNPWRLCTVTQVEELKVIIRLLPVWASQIVFVTVYKQMGTLFVLQGSTMDPHVGNSTFKIPAASFFIFDILSVLFWVPIYDRIIVPVARRFTGHKSGLTQLQRMGIGLFISIFALISAAILEVIRLKMVRRHDYYDYKYVPMSIFWQVPQYFLMGCAEVFTFIGQLEFFYEQAPDAMRSMCSALSLATIALRNYLSSLLVTIVTRISTRHGKLGWIPDNLNYGHLDYFFWLLAVLSVINLRAFLLVARRYTYKKAVGTLR; this is encoded by the exons ATGACACTGCTGACGCTCTCAGCATCAGTTTCGGGACTAAAGCCGAGCTGTACAGGGAAAGATAATTGCCACGCTACGAATATCCAAAGTGCAGTGTGCTTTATAGCACTCTATCTCATAGCCCTAGGGTCTGGAGGGATCAAGCCTTgtgtctcatcctacggagccgatcaatttgatgatgCTGACGAGGCTGAGAAGAAACGCAAGGGCTCTTTCTTCAACTGGTTCTATCTCTCAATCAATATAGGCGCACTCATTGCAGAATTTGTTTTGGTCTATATACAAGACAATGTGGGTTGGGCATTGGGTTTCGGCATTCCAGCAGCTGCTATGGCAATTGCAGTAGCTACTTTCTTTTCGGGCACGCGCCTTTATCGTAACCAAAACCCCGGAGGGAGCCCCCTCACACGCCTCTGTCAAGTGGTGGTGGCATCCTTCAGAAAATATCGAGTGGAAGTACCAGCTGACAAGTCTCTACTGTATGAGACTGCAGATGCCAAGTCTGCTATCAAAGGAAGCCGCAAACTTGATCATACCCAAGATTTGAG TTTCTTTGACAAAGCTGCTGTGGAAACACAAACCGATCACATTAAAGAACCCGTGAATCCATGGAGGCTGTGCACCGTCACCCAAGTGGAGGAGCTTAAGGTGATCATACGGCTGCTTCCTGTATGGGCCAGCCAAATCGTCTTTGTCACTGTGTACAAACAGATGGGTACCTTGTTTGTATTACAAGGCTCTACTATGGACCCTCATGTTGGAAACTCTACCTTCAAAATTCCAGCAGcctctttctttatctttgACATCCTCAGCGTCTTATTCTGGGTCCCTATATACGACCGCATCATTGTTCCAGTGGCAAGGAGATTCACGGGTCACAAAAGTGGTTTGACCCAACTGCAGAGAATGGGGATTGGCCTCTTCATATCCATCTTCGCCCTGATATCAGCAGCAATACTGGAGGTCATTAGACTTAAGATGGTAAGGAGGCATGACTACTACGATTACAAGTACGTACCGATGTCAATATTCTGGCAGGTCCCCCAGTACTTCCTCATGGGTTGTGCAGAAGTGTTCACGTTCATTGGCCAATTGGAGTTTTTCTACGAGCAAGCGCCCGATGCCATGAGGAGCATGTGCTCCGCTCTCTCGCTTGCCACAATTGCACTCAGAAACTACTTGAGCTCACTCCTTGTCACTATTGTCACAAGAATTAGCACAAGACACGGGAAACTGGGATGGATACCGGACAATCTGAACTACGGTCACCTCGATTACTTCTTTTGGCTCTTGGCAGTCCTCAGCGTGATCAACTTGAGAGCTTTTCTCTTGGTAGCGAGGCGGTACACGTATAAGAAGGCAGTGGGGACGCTCCGCTGA